One Spirochaetota bacterium genomic window, ACCTTCGGAGTATACACGGTATCGTAGATGGTCTTTTCGATACTGAGTCTTTTCATGTTCTCGTGAACCGGGCTCTCGACGGTGTTCATGAAGCGTGAGCCCATGGAAACGCCCTCTGCGCCCAACGCTAATGCCGCCGCAAGTCCCCTCCCGTCGCCGATGCCGCCCGCGGCGATTACCGGAATTTTGACGGATTCGGCAATGCTCGGTATGAGGACCATGGAGGTGATGTCGCCGCCGTGACCGGCCGCCTCGTATCCCGTCACTATGAGCGCATCGGCGCCGTCGCGCTCCGCCGCGAGCGCATGCTTATGGGTGGTTACCGTGGCGACGACCTTGCCCCCGTAGGCGTGTACCTTCTTTGCCAGCCAGTCCCCTTTTCCAAGCGCGTAGTTGATGACGGGCACCTTTTCATCGATGAGTATCTGCGCGTTGCGCTCCGCCCCCGGGAAATAGAGGGTAATGTTCGCCGCAAACGGTTTCTTGGTGAGCGACCTGATCTCTTTCACCGCGGCCCTGGTTTCATCGACGCT contains:
- a CDS encoding nitronate monooxygenase; translated protein: MKTRITKLFGIEYPIILSGMSWISVPKLVAAVSNAGGLGILATGVMSVDETRAAVKEIRSLTKKPFAANITLYFPGAERNAQILIDEKVPVINYALGKGDWLAKKVHAYGGKVVATVTTHKHALAAERDGADALIVTGYEAAGHGGDITSMVLIPSIAESVKIPVIAAGGIGDGRGLAAALALGAEGVSMGSRFMNTVESPVHENMKRLSIEKTIYDTVYTPKVDGLPARFMKSKKVKKIMSRPLNLLTAAINSREIAQALGYPWIKIALAILLQGYGRAKKMATMANGFKAFRVGTMEGDNSQGVLPLGQVTGLIHDTPKVADLVKRIVKEAKEAQKAFNAKMK